Proteins from a genomic interval of Flammeovirgaceae bacterium SG7u.111:
- a CDS encoding chemotaxis protein CheW, translating to MPTSEIKSYLLFSLCKEHFAVDVKYVTRVIDLENMMRVPKAPNFINGVINLEGLVLPVVDLAKKVDLGTTEILPKTKNIVLEIDNDEESFFVGLLVDEVLDVVNTETAQLSAPPLENMGFDTQTLDGMLKVAEEFYMIISVVKVFEKELTNFLEVDNSVSK from the coding sequence ATGCCAACTTCAGAAATCAAATCGTACTTGTTGTTTTCACTCTGTAAAGAACACTTTGCCGTAGATGTGAAGTATGTAACAAGGGTAATTGACTTGGAAAATATGATGAGGGTACCAAAAGCCCCAAACTTCATAAATGGTGTTATTAACCTAGAAGGGCTCGTATTGCCTGTAGTTGATTTAGCAAAAAAAGTAGACTTGGGCACTACTGAAATACTTCCCAAGACAAAAAACATAGTTTTAGAAATAGACAATGATGAAGAATCATTTTTTGTAGGCCTGTTGGTAGATGAAGTACTGGATGTGGTGAACACTGAAACCGCTCAACTGAGCGCACCTCCATTAGAAAACATGGGATTCGACACCCAAACGTTAGATGGAATGTTAAAAGTAGCTGAAGAATTTTATATGATTATCAGCGTGGTAAAAGTATTTGAAAAAGAATTGACGAATTTTCTAGAAGTAGATAATTCTGTTTCAAAATGA
- a CDS encoding WG repeat-containing protein, protein MIRFLITVFFLVSTFMNLQAQSVKALEKLLEKQDFEKLEASLKKKLEKDSLDAGAYYFYSLYYLDTANPFYDIDKAYEAVSTSLETLQKLEGKEVLKLDKAGLSEVRIRDTRAKVDSLAFERAREYHDLAGYQTFINEFVAANQMDSAIVLRDSIAFAAALKADTYQAYLSFFETYPEARQVEEAKKRYHKLLYDAKTKEATIESYAAFIRDYPDNPHKPEAELHLYQLFTADTKPSTFAKFIADYPSNRYVERAWYWLWFLSDSPQGFLSIYPNFPNKDWAKEAVEMSQINFYAFIDPDSAKFGFMDQQGKLMLAPSYEDIGESYRCSGVFDDFIVVVSNGKTGAIDKKGRVIVPYEFDKVAYFAPGVLLTVKNKLFGLYHQAGFKLMDNQYDDVQLLSRGLVSVKKYGALGIRTMNDQLVLPMEYSFIDTDREAGVISLSNGGKSAYVNEEILLSAKGDASHLIQLEYDDFEVSHEYFLNLSKGGKQSIKNYAYEDVVPENDEIRDTPGGWLAEKSTGFNFYNMQGQKISPVDYEEVIVGKKSYAVRVGGKWGVINFEGELFIQNVYDTIHFVEDKGILLEQGKKKLGYFYKDDLTDFTKYRSLNIQSAKLPVDSVSYEYMPFIITEDARRKKGLLSGDGYEILGNKYQKITLLDEEMVMIENYGKRGLANLRGKTVLKPSYEVITHYKDAYFSLFKTKKFGLFNAKTSEVIAPEYDATLKLYGQSDSIFIAKKGQFGFVDKHNEVVADFQFDDVRYWNDTVSLVRHEAKWKLYNFSGNYFLPETFDTFEYLYNTPENVVIVTYRSSGYGLLSNHKGRLIQEEYTEIINLGDETTPFYLVEREISQAGKYVMLYINEEGEVVKDQLLEEPDYVKIACYDE, encoded by the coding sequence ATGATTCGTTTTTTGATTACTGTTTTTTTTCTGGTTTCCACTTTTATGAACCTCCAAGCGCAAAGTGTCAAGGCTTTAGAGAAGCTTTTGGAGAAGCAAGATTTTGAAAAACTGGAGGCTTCTTTAAAGAAGAAATTGGAAAAAGATTCACTAGATGCAGGTGCATATTATTTCTACAGCCTTTATTACCTCGATACGGCCAATCCTTTTTATGACATAGATAAAGCTTACGAAGCGGTCAGTACTTCTTTGGAAACTTTGCAGAAGCTGGAAGGCAAAGAGGTGCTAAAGCTCGATAAAGCTGGGCTTTCGGAAGTGCGGATACGAGATACTAGGGCAAAGGTGGACAGCTTGGCTTTTGAAAGGGCGCGGGAATACCACGATTTAGCTGGGTACCAGACATTCATAAATGAGTTTGTGGCGGCCAATCAGATGGATTCGGCCATTGTACTAAGAGATAGTATTGCTTTTGCCGCGGCGCTCAAAGCAGATACCTACCAAGCTTATTTGTCATTTTTTGAGACGTACCCCGAGGCTAGGCAAGTGGAAGAAGCCAAGAAGCGCTACCACAAATTGCTCTACGATGCCAAAACCAAAGAAGCGACCATAGAAAGTTATGCCGCTTTTATACGGGATTATCCAGATAATCCGCACAAACCAGAAGCAGAACTACACCTTTACCAGTTGTTTACGGCAGATACCAAACCTTCCACTTTCGCAAAGTTTATTGCCGATTATCCGAGCAATAGGTATGTAGAAAGGGCTTGGTATTGGCTTTGGTTTTTGAGCGATTCGCCTCAAGGATTTCTCTCTATTTACCCCAATTTTCCCAATAAAGACTGGGCAAAAGAGGCGGTGGAAATGAGCCAAATAAACTTTTATGCATTTATAGACCCCGACTCGGCAAAGTTTGGTTTTATGGACCAGCAAGGAAAGCTCATGCTTGCGCCAAGCTACGAGGATATAGGTGAAAGCTACCGCTGTAGTGGTGTTTTCGATGATTTTATAGTAGTGGTTAGTAATGGAAAAACGGGGGCTATAGACAAAAAAGGAAGGGTAATAGTGCCTTATGAATTTGATAAGGTAGCATATTTTGCCCCTGGCGTATTGCTTACGGTCAAAAATAAGCTGTTTGGCTTGTATCATCAAGCTGGGTTTAAGCTGATGGACAATCAGTATGACGATGTGCAATTGCTTTCGAGAGGCTTGGTAAGTGTAAAGAAATATGGCGCCCTCGGCATCCGGACGATGAACGACCAGCTGGTACTTCCCATGGAGTATTCATTTATTGATACTGATAGGGAAGCGGGGGTGATCTCGCTCAGTAATGGAGGAAAGTCGGCGTATGTGAACGAGGAGATTTTGCTCTCGGCAAAGGGTGATGCCAGCCACCTTATCCAACTAGAGTACGATGATTTTGAGGTTTCTCATGAGTATTTCCTCAACCTAAGCAAGGGAGGGAAGCAAAGTATAAAAAATTATGCCTATGAGGACGTAGTGCCCGAAAATGATGAGATAAGAGATACACCTGGAGGCTGGCTTGCCGAGAAATCGACAGGATTTAATTTTTATAATATGCAGGGACAAAAAATATCGCCTGTGGATTATGAAGAAGTGATAGTGGGCAAAAAAAGCTATGCCGTGCGAGTAGGTGGCAAGTGGGGCGTGATTAATTTTGAGGGCGAGCTCTTTATCCAAAATGTGTACGACACTATTCATTTTGTGGAAGACAAAGGGATTTTGCTGGAGCAGGGAAAGAAGAAGTTGGGCTATTTTTATAAAGACGATCTTACAGATTTTACCAAGTACAGGTCGCTCAACATCCAGTCGGCAAAGTTGCCAGTGGACAGTGTGAGCTACGAGTACATGCCGTTTATCATCACCGAAGATGCCCGCAGGAAAAAGGGATTGCTTTCAGGAGACGGGTACGAAATTTTGGGCAATAAGTACCAAAAAATCACCTTGCTGGATGAGGAGATGGTGATGATAGAAAACTATGGGAAGCGAGGCTTGGCAAACTTGCGGGGGAAAACGGTGCTAAAGCCTTCGTACGAGGTGATTACCCACTACAAAGACGCTTATTTCTCGCTTTTTAAGACAAAGAAATTTGGCTTGTTCAATGCGAAAACAAGCGAAGTGATAGCTCCTGAATACGATGCTACCCTAAAGCTCTACGGGCAGTCGGACAGTATTTTTATTGCCAAAAAAGGGCAGTTTGGATTTGTGGACAAGCACAACGAAGTCGTAGCCGATTTCCAGTTTGACGATGTGCGCTACTGGAACGATACGGTAAGCCTGGTGAGGCACGAAGCCAAATGGAAGCTGTACAACTTTAGCGGAAACTACTTCCTCCCCGAAACCTTCGATACATTTGAATACCTCTACAATACCCCTGAAAATGTAGTGATAGTGACCTACCGCAGCAGCGGCTACGGTTTGCTCAGCAACCACAAGGGCAGGCTGATCCAAGAGGAATATACCGAAATCATCAACCTTGGGGATGAAACCACGCCTTTTTACCTAGTAGAAAGAGAAATATCGCAGGCGGGCAAATACGTGATGCTCTATATCAACGAAGAAGGCGAGGTGGTAAAAGACCAACTCCTAGAAGAACCCGACTATGTGAAAATAGCTTGTTATGATGAGTAG
- a CDS encoding response regulator translates to MSKTILVAEDFDVSRKVIAKTLTTMGYNVLEAVDGQDASRYFDGRSIDLLVTDFNMPNINGAELIELVRSKSQYEYMPILLLTTEVREDKIKKALDASITAWIKKPFDTDFFLKLVKKALK, encoded by the coding sequence ATGAGCAAAACCATTTTGGTTGCCGAAGATTTTGACGTATCGCGTAAGGTGATTGCAAAAACTCTTACAACTATGGGGTATAATGTATTGGAGGCTGTGGATGGCCAAGATGCGTCTAGGTATTTTGATGGAAGGTCAATCGACCTTTTGGTGACGGATTTTAATATGCCAAACATAAATGGCGCTGAGTTAATTGAATTGGTTCGCTCCAAATCTCAATACGAGTATATGCCAATTCTTTTGCTCACAACCGAAGTAAGAGAAGACAAAATTAAAAAGGCACTAGACGCAAGCATTACAGCTTGGATAAAGAAACCTTTCGACACGGACTTCTTCTTGAAATTAGTAAAAAAAGCACTTAAATAA
- a CDS encoding radical SAM protein — protein MKILLISPAVDGEKRTNKGLMMPQLALYILEGLTPKQHEVIVLEEEAEAIDFDQPCDLVGISFMTANAPRAYEVCEEFKKRGKTVVVGGVHPTILPEEALEHADSVVVGEAEGVWEQLVEDAEKGELKKRYHDPIPDLDRYVPKNYSKIMKKGFFKLIPIMTTRGCPYKCDFCCVTNLFGKKIRHMSIENVVRDIKESGAKNFMFLDDNIIGHPKYAKELFRAIKPLNIHWVGQASVSLLVKDDELMQLAADSGCQALFFGLESVSVEQLKSMRKAIKDIEDLEAALLKIKKMGILIHASMVFGFDNDTPKVFDETIEFLIKNKVSTVSLNVLTPYPGTKVYDDLKKEGRLTTTNWKYYDHNTVVFKPKGMSPYELQMGKINARKKFYSFSSVLKRSTGNMYNPLIYFATNFGHMKQAKVEAERMERIKDDLFELV, from the coding sequence ATGAAAATTTTGCTAATTTCTCCTGCCGTTGATGGCGAAAAAAGAACTAACAAGGGGCTGATGATGCCTCAACTTGCTTTGTATATTTTGGAAGGGCTTACTCCCAAGCAACATGAGGTAATAGTGTTGGAAGAAGAAGCTGAAGCAATTGACTTCGACCAGCCTTGTGACTTGGTGGGAATAAGTTTTATGACGGCTAATGCTCCTCGTGCTTATGAAGTTTGTGAAGAGTTTAAAAAAAGAGGAAAAACGGTAGTAGTTGGAGGGGTGCATCCTACCATTTTGCCCGAAGAGGCACTTGAACATGCAGATAGTGTGGTAGTTGGTGAGGCAGAAGGTGTTTGGGAACAGTTGGTGGAAGATGCAGAGAAGGGTGAATTGAAAAAGAGATACCACGACCCTATTCCAGATTTGGACAGGTATGTGCCCAAGAATTATAGCAAGATAATGAAGAAAGGTTTCTTCAAACTCATCCCAATAATGACCACTAGGGGTTGTCCCTACAAATGTGATTTTTGCTGCGTGACCAACCTTTTTGGCAAGAAAATCAGACATATGTCCATAGAGAATGTGGTGAGGGATATAAAGGAATCTGGGGCGAAAAATTTCATGTTTTTGGATGATAATATTATTGGCCATCCGAAGTATGCCAAGGAGCTTTTTAGGGCTATTAAGCCACTGAATATCCATTGGGTGGGGCAAGCTTCTGTTTCACTTTTAGTAAAAGACGATGAGCTGATGCAATTAGCTGCGGATAGCGGTTGCCAAGCCTTGTTTTTTGGCTTGGAGAGTGTTTCTGTAGAGCAGCTAAAGTCTATGAGAAAAGCGATAAAAGACATAGAGGATTTGGAAGCAGCTTTGTTGAAAATCAAAAAAATGGGTATTCTCATTCATGCTTCTATGGTGTTTGGTTTTGATAATGATACACCGAAGGTTTTTGATGAAACCATTGAGTTTTTGATCAAAAATAAAGTCAGTACAGTTTCTTTGAATGTGCTTACCCCGTACCCAGGAACGAAAGTTTACGATGACCTGAAAAAAGAAGGAAGACTGACTACTACCAATTGGAAGTATTATGATCATAACACAGTAGTATTTAAACCTAAAGGAATGAGCCCTTATGAGTTGCAGATGGGCAAGATAAACGCAAGGAAGAAATTTTATAGTTTCAGTTCGGTGCTAAAAAGATCGACAGGAAATATGTATAACCCTCTGATCTATTTTGCCACCAACTTCGGGCACATGAAACAGGCGAAAGTGGAAGCAGAAAGAATGGAAAGGATAAAAGACGATTTGTTTGAATTGGTTTGA
- a CDS encoding glycosyltransferase family 39 protein produces the protein MSKKVILLLSIVVVVINATSLTNEVFTSDSALYASIAKSFSASGNYLDIIVLERDWLDKPHFPYWLCALSINIFGANAFAYKLPSILLFLVSLFYTFKLAEKIYNKETGYLAAIILGSSLHIIISNNDVRAEAILMGLIMGAIYHMYKLTQRFSFADLVLTSLFSGTAIMTKGLFILIIIYSAIFGNMILKGQFKEMLKFRWIFVLLLTFVFIFPELYAVYTQFDLHPEKVVFGRTGVSGLKFFVWDSQFGRFFNTGPIKGSGDPFFFFHTMLWAYAPWVFIGFTALFIYVKELFKRKKDQDYLTLLGFSIMFVIFSASKFQLPHYLNIIYPFISILTASVLLQKGNKNPIKKITNISLNLYAVVYILMIALLEYFFRTDYPVIGITLCIVLTGVIIFFNVTKKYGEGKPIIFAVLGVAIFAIFLNFSFYPSLFKYQSGVFMADFANENYPKEPIIVTHNEGLMEYYSENKLIHLDSLGSVDEAIQKISTFNKVLLYTDKELMDEFTEKGLKYNIIQEYEHYHITTLTKEFIFYKTRPEELKTRYLMEVWVE, from the coding sequence ATGAGTAAAAAAGTAATTTTATTGCTTTCTATTGTTGTCGTTGTCATCAATGCAACCAGCCTAACAAATGAAGTATTCACATCAGATTCAGCACTTTATGCATCCATCGCCAAGTCTTTCAGTGCTTCAGGCAACTACTTGGATATTATTGTGCTAGAAAGAGATTGGCTAGATAAACCCCATTTCCCTTATTGGTTATGTGCGCTCTCCATCAATATTTTTGGGGCAAATGCTTTTGCCTACAAACTCCCATCTATCTTACTTTTCTTGGTTTCCTTGTTCTACACCTTCAAGCTTGCCGAGAAAATCTACAATAAGGAAACGGGGTATTTAGCTGCAATTATTCTTGGGTCTTCTCTGCATATAATCATCTCGAATAACGATGTGCGAGCCGAGGCCATTCTGATGGGGCTGATCATGGGCGCTATCTACCACATGTACAAGCTCACCCAGCGGTTTTCATTTGCCGATCTGGTGCTCACGTCACTATTTAGTGGCACTGCCATCATGACCAAGGGGCTGTTCATCCTCATTATTATCTATTCCGCCATTTTCGGGAATATGATTTTGAAAGGGCAATTCAAGGAAATGCTAAAATTCAGGTGGATTTTTGTACTCCTCCTCACGTTTGTCTTCATTTTTCCAGAGCTGTACGCTGTTTACACCCAGTTTGACCTCCACCCCGAAAAAGTGGTTTTTGGCAGAACAGGAGTTTCCGGCTTGAAATTTTTCGTTTGGGATAGCCAATTTGGAAGGTTTTTCAACACAGGTCCTATCAAAGGGTCGGGAGATCCTTTTTTCTTTTTCCATACCATGCTCTGGGCCTACGCACCTTGGGTTTTTATAGGCTTTACCGCTTTGTTTATCTATGTAAAAGAGCTATTCAAGCGTAAAAAAGACCAAGATTACCTTACCCTCCTTGGCTTTTCTATCATGTTCGTCATCTTTTCCGCATCAAAATTTCAACTACCTCATTACCTGAATATTATATATCCTTTTATATCCATTTTAACAGCATCTGTATTGCTGCAAAAAGGCAATAAAAATCCCATTAAGAAGATTACAAACATTTCCCTAAACCTATATGCGGTTGTCTATATTTTAATGATTGCTTTGTTAGAATATTTCTTTCGAACCGACTACCCCGTCATCGGAATTACGCTATGTATAGTACTTACTGGGGTCATCATTTTTTTCAACGTCACCAAAAAATATGGAGAAGGGAAGCCTATCATTTTTGCAGTTCTTGGAGTTGCTATATTTGCCATCTTCCTCAATTTCAGCTTTTACCCAAGCCTGTTCAAGTACCAATCAGGCGTTTTCATGGCTGATTTTGCCAACGAAAACTATCCCAAAGAACCCATCATAGTCACCCACAACGAAGGGCTGATGGAATACTATTCTGAAAATAAGCTGATCCATTTGGATAGCCTTGGCAGCGTAGATGAAGCTATTCAAAAAATATCAACTTTTAATAAAGTGCTTCTTTATACGGATAAAGAATTGATGGATGAATTCACCGAAAAAGGACTGAAATACAACATCATACAAGAATACGAGCATTATCATATCACCACGCTAACCAAAGAGTTCATCTTCTACAAAACAAGACCAGAAGAACTAAAAACAAGATATTTGATGGAAGTGTGGGTAGAGTAA
- a CDS encoding TlpA disulfide reductase family protein yields MKHSLLFLILSAFVFFSCSKEKEQEAVVETVTVNGTITNSKTEKVTISYRTPSLDSEKITLAELGLDSTGYFEATFELAEPVQAMVSNGEYTKVYLEPGDSLSLTIDAEEFDESVAWTGIGAEKQNYFAKKMLLNEELMAKYDGGFRGLMMLELADFELAMDSILMANKGLYTEFFDSLEVSDAFKALEEAELIADWGQKKMMYPMYHKYYSDLEEFAVPDSYYVFMEEIPMDEAYLASSNFKSYLNNIVRKEFTAYTEANPQDSSVKEMSGYSLKMYEIASNLEAPGPIKDFIAASQVFDYISFSGVDSIADSLMTAYKAINIDEKNLASIEENYEKWVILSEGKPAIDFTYTSLDSTEVSLSDFVGKVVYIDVWATWCGPCMRELPSAKELHTYFGDREDLVLLYVSIDENIDAWKKLLSEDEEFRTMGVHVIGDDAWNSSINKDYMIKGIPRYILIGKDGKIADATAPRPSSGNEIKGAIEALLTAGAVSKL; encoded by the coding sequence ATGAAACATTCATTGTTGTTTCTCATTTTATCAGCTTTCGTTTTCTTCTCTTGTTCCAAGGAAAAAGAGCAAGAAGCAGTAGTAGAAACGGTGACCGTAAATGGTACAATCACGAACTCAAAGACCGAAAAAGTAACAATCAGTTACAGAACTCCATCATTGGACAGCGAAAAGATCACTCTAGCAGAGCTAGGGCTTGACAGTACAGGATATTTTGAAGCTACTTTTGAACTAGCCGAACCAGTTCAAGCCATGGTATCTAATGGCGAGTACACCAAGGTATACCTGGAGCCAGGCGATTCTCTCAGTCTTACCATCGATGCCGAAGAGTTTGACGAATCGGTAGCTTGGACAGGTATCGGCGCTGAAAAGCAAAATTATTTTGCTAAAAAAATGCTCTTGAACGAGGAGCTTATGGCAAAATACGACGGAGGTTTCCGTGGGCTAATGATGCTCGAACTAGCCGATTTTGAACTAGCGATGGACTCGATACTCATGGCTAACAAGGGGCTTTATACCGAGTTTTTCGATAGCTTAGAAGTAAGCGATGCGTTCAAAGCGCTAGAAGAAGCTGAGCTTATTGCTGACTGGGGTCAGAAAAAAATGATGTACCCAATGTACCACAAGTATTATTCAGACTTGGAAGAATTTGCAGTACCCGACTCCTACTATGTATTTATGGAAGAGATTCCTATGGATGAAGCTTACTTGGCTTCAAGTAACTTCAAAAGCTACTTAAACAATATTGTTCGTAAAGAATTTACTGCTTATACCGAAGCAAACCCACAAGATTCTTCTGTGAAAGAAATGTCAGGTTATAGCTTGAAAATGTACGAAATAGCATCAAACTTAGAGGCTCCAGGGCCAATCAAAGATTTCATAGCTGCAAGCCAAGTATTTGATTACATCAGTTTCTCGGGAGTAGATAGCATTGCCGACAGCTTAATGACTGCTTACAAAGCAATAAATATAGACGAAAAAAACTTAGCATCCATTGAAGAAAACTACGAAAAATGGGTGATACTCTCAGAAGGTAAACCCGCTATTGATTTCACTTACACCAGTCTTGATAGTACCGAGGTTTCCCTCAGCGATTTTGTGGGCAAGGTGGTGTATATCGACGTTTGGGCTACATGGTGTGGTCCTTGTATGAGAGAATTGCCTTCTGCCAAAGAGCTTCACACCTATTTTGGCGACAGGGAAGATTTGGTTCTCTTATATGTTTCGATAGATGAAAACATTGATGCTTGGAAGAAACTTCTGTCAGAAGACGAAGAGTTCCGCACTATGGGCGTGCATGTGATAGGCGATGATGCTTGGAACAGCTCAATCAACAAAGACTATATGATCAAAGGTATCCCAAGGTATATTTTGATAGGGAAAGACGGAAAAATAGCCGATGCCACTGCGCCTAGGCCATCGAGCGGAAATGAGATAAAAGGGGCGATAGAAGCGCTACTTACCGCAGGAGCAGTTTCGAAGCTATAA
- a CDS encoding methyl-accepting chemotaxis protein produces the protein MTQFYISSLIIVFVVVPLILLLFRVLFKKSILYIISVSVVLNSMVAAISGMLVGFTGNLWIIPVAAIVYTITLYLGIQFLKTKVGKPLTNMTENIEQLSKGFFSVQFDAEIAKKNHELGYINKALINMLANLKESISIAELVSQGKIHSATIDFEKNDKHGDLDIALKRMIHQLALTVNNISERSGAISLGSEEINKSSQIVAQGATEQASSLEEISSSVEQMTGNINQNAENAQGAEEIASQTTIKMQSVKSSSDATFDAIKDIAEKIQVINEISDKTNLLAINAAVEAARAGEQGKGFAVVATEVRKLAERSRNSAETIIELTKKCVKEAENSGLLLDELTPGMQKAFNLIQEISSGSAEQRAGVEQINAALAQLNQATQQYASSAEELASSADNFNAQALHLKKDVAFFKLSEENEQQFSKGKILDQIERLKSILDATEEVSKNTPTNSMLTNEPGSKISSPKESGPTIHLDNDDDIEIPEENFTIGIKNHSVNGNTEE, from the coding sequence ATGACTCAATTCTATATTTCATCCTTAATAATAGTTTTTGTAGTAGTACCGCTCATACTGCTCTTGTTCAGAGTTCTCTTTAAAAAATCAATTCTATATATCATTTCTGTTTCGGTAGTATTGAACAGTATGGTAGCTGCGATATCAGGTATGTTAGTTGGCTTTACGGGTAATTTATGGATTATTCCTGTAGCAGCTATTGTCTATACAATAACCTTGTATCTTGGAATTCAATTTTTGAAGACCAAAGTAGGCAAACCGTTGACTAATATGACTGAAAATATAGAACAGCTTTCTAAAGGTTTTTTTTCGGTACAATTTGATGCTGAAATAGCCAAAAAAAATCACGAATTAGGATACATTAATAAAGCCTTGATCAATATGCTTGCTAACCTTAAGGAAAGTATTTCTATTGCAGAATTAGTTTCCCAAGGAAAAATACACAGTGCTACTATTGATTTTGAAAAAAATGATAAGCACGGAGATTTAGATATTGCCCTCAAAAGGATGATTCACCAGCTAGCTTTGACAGTAAACAACATTTCTGAAAGGTCGGGTGCTATTTCTTTGGGATCAGAAGAAATCAACAAAAGTTCACAGATTGTTGCACAGGGTGCTACCGAACAAGCGAGCTCTTTGGAAGAGATATCCTCTTCAGTAGAGCAGATGACAGGCAATATCAATCAAAATGCTGAAAATGCACAAGGTGCCGAAGAAATAGCAAGTCAAACTACGATAAAGATGCAATCGGTAAAATCTTCATCGGATGCCACATTTGACGCTATAAAGGATATTGCGGAGAAAATTCAAGTAATAAATGAGATTTCAGATAAGACCAATCTATTGGCTATAAATGCTGCAGTAGAAGCTGCTAGAGCCGGAGAACAAGGAAAAGGCTTTGCCGTAGTGGCCACTGAGGTCAGAAAACTTGCAGAACGAAGCAGAAACTCAGCTGAAACTATTATAGAGCTTACCAAAAAATGTGTAAAAGAGGCTGAAAACTCAGGTCTTTTACTCGATGAACTGACACCAGGTATGCAAAAAGCATTCAATCTAATCCAAGAAATTTCTTCTGGAAGTGCTGAACAAAGGGCAGGTGTCGAACAGATTAATGCTGCTCTAGCTCAGCTAAACCAGGCAACTCAACAATATGCTTCATCAGCGGAAGAATTAGCTTCTTCTGCTGATAATTTTAATGCACAGGCTCTGCACTTAAAGAAAGACGTTGCCTTCTTTAAATTAAGTGAGGAAAACGAACAACAGTTTTCAAAAGGTAAAATCCTTGATCAGATTGAAAGGTTGAAATCTATTTTAGATGCAACCGAAGAAGTCAGCAAAAACACTCCTACCAACAGCATGCTGACAAATGAACCAGGATCCAAAATTTCTTCCCCTAAGGAGTCAGGTCCTACTATTCATTTGGACAACGATGACGATATTGAAATTCCAGAAGAGAATTTCACCATAGGTATTAAAAACCATTCGGTAAACGGAAATACAGAAGAATAG